The following coding sequences lie in one Lolium perenne isolate Kyuss_39 chromosome 2, Kyuss_2.0, whole genome shotgun sequence genomic window:
- the LOC127336953 gene encoding binding partner of ACD11 1, translating into MSGTGYTVEVTNLSSSASESDLHEFFSFSGPIEHIDLIRSGGYGSTAYVTFKEPYALETAVLLSGATIVDQPVCISRWGQPDEPSNFWDRPTWQPDEPSNFWDRPTWQAEEEIVYRDYQACQFNSTPQEAFTVAQDVVKTMLARGYILSKDALSKARAFDESYQITGSAAAKAAELSKRIGLTDRVSAGYGAIRSVDETYNVSGTTRTVASVTGRTAVKVANGILTSSYFSAGAMMVSEALTRAAKAAENLAAHGRQN; encoded by the exons ATGAGTGGAACGGGATACACGGTAGAAGTCACTAACCTATCAAGCAGCGCATCTGAAAGTGATCTTCATGAGTTCTTCTCATTCTCTGGCCCTATTGAGCATATAGACCTTATCAG ATCAGGAGGATATGGTTCTACTGCTTATGTGACTTTCAAGGAACCCTATGCCTTGGAAACTGCAGTATTGCTCAGT GGGGCTACTATTGTGGATCAGCCGGTCTGCATATCTCGCTGGGGACAACCTGATGAGCCTTCTAATTTCTGGGACAGGCCAACTTGGCAACCTGATGAGCCTTCTAATTTCTGGGACAGGCCAACTTGGCAGGCCGAGGAGGAAATCGTATATAGG GACTATCAAGCATGCCAGTTCAACTCCACTCCACAGGAAGCTTTCACCGTGGCTCAGGATGTCGTGAAGACGATGCTGGCGAGGGGATACATACTCAGCAAGGATGCTTTGTCGAAGGCTAGAGCTTTCGACGAGTCCTACCAGATCACGGGGTCTGCAGCAGCAAAGGCTGCAGAGCTGAGCAAGAGAATCGGTCTAACCGACAGAGTCAGCGCCGGCTATGGTGCGATCAGATCAGTGGACGAGACGTACAACGTATCCGGGACAACCAGGACCGTGGCGAGTGTGACCGGAAGAACAGCAGTTAAGGTTGCAAACGGCATCCTGaccagcagctacttttctgcagGAGCTATGATGGTGTCCGAGGCTCTCACCCGGGCTGCCAAGGCCGCTGAAAATTTGGCTGCTCATGGCCGGCAGAATTAA
- the LOC127336952 gene encoding uncharacterized protein At3g28850, which produces MGCATSIEARREMRWVEPAAVAGPRPSRSFSLPSVDRQRLRSKAASVLGNLGLAQGRRSGATSCKYASLTVDEIMMKFESDCAAGAGDMIVIGPVKEMEAPMRQRVVRPSTPTRTPPNEPEVINAWELMAGLDDFEAPTPRAANHHQPPAPTTPPWMQADADVPMAFEFDPEILSGFREALAEDTSRSQPVTASSPTGNEEPASRKVAHDASACTPVSPATRDMPELSGIVRARINAFQEKIIERRASNGGRDAKVAAAALGPPGGKRRAVVYFTSLRGVRKTFVECCSVRSILRSYGVRIDERDVSLHAAFKVELAQLLKPTTGSALPRVFVDGRYLGGAEDVQVLHEAGELARALEGCDAAPVRKLGCMEACAACGDVRFVPCETCYGSCKIFVEDEDEDEGGEFRRCPDCNENGLIGCPVCSC; this is translated from the coding sequence ATGGGGTGCGCCACCTCCATAGAGGCGCGTCGCGAAATGCGCTGGGTGGAACCGGCAGCGGTGGCCGGCCCGCGCCCCAGCCGAAGCTTCTCGCTGCCGTCCGTCGACCGGCAACGGCTGCGGTCCAAGGCCGCGTCGGTGCTGGGCAACCTCGGCCTCGCCCAAGGCCGGCGCTCCGGCGCGACGTCGTGCAAGTACGCCAGCCTGACGGTCGACGAGATCATGATGAAGTTCGAGAGTGACTGCGCCGCCGGCGCGGGGGATATGATTGTGATCGGCCCTGTCAAGGAGATGGAGGCGCCAATGCGGCAGAGAGTCGTCAGGCCCAGCACGCCCACGCGGACGCCGCCCAACGAGCCGGAGGTGATCAACGCGTGGGAGCTCATGGCCGGGCTCGACGACTTCGAGGCGCCGACGCCGCGTGCAGCGAATCATCATCAGCCGCCTGCGCCGACGACGCCGCCGTGGATGCAGGCCGACGCGGACGTGCCCATGGCCTTCGAGTTTGACCCAGAGATACTGTCCGGCTTCCGGGAGGCTCTTGCGGAGGACACGTCCCGGTCCCAGCCGGTCACGGCTAGCTCGCCCACGGGCAATGAGGAACCGGCATCGCGGAAGGTCGCCCACGACGCCAGTGCGTGCACGCCGGTTTCGCCGGCCACCAGGGACATGCCGGAGCTCTCGGGCATCGTCCGCGCCCGCATCAACGCGTTCCAGGAAAAGATCATCGAGCGGAGGGCGAGCAACGGCGGCCGCGACGCGAAGGTCGCGGCAGCGGCGCTGGGGCCGCCGGGAGGGAAGCGGAGGGCGGTGGTGTACTTCACCAGCCTCCGCGGCGTGCGCAAGACATTCGTGGAATGCTGCTCCGTGCGCAGCATCCTGCGTAGCTACGGCGTGCGCATCGACGAGCGCGACGTGTCTCTTCACGCCGCCTTCAAGGTCGAGCTCGCGCAGCTCCTGAAGCCGACGACGGGCAGCGCGCTCCCGCGCGTGTTCGTCGACGGGCGGTACCTCGGCGGGGCCGAGGACGTGCAGGTGCTGCACGAGGCAGGCGAGCTGGCGCGCGCGCTGGAGGGATGCGACGCCGCGCCGGTGCGCAAGCTCGGGTGCATGGAGGCGTGCGCGGCCTGCGGCGACGTCCGGTTCGTCCCCTGTGAGACGTGCTACGGCAGCTGCAAGATCTTCGTCGAGGACGAGGATGAGGACGAAGGCGGCGAGTTCCGGCGGTGCCCAGACTGCAACGAGAACGGCCTCATCGGATGCCCCGTCTGCAGTTGCTGA